Part of the Streptomyces antimycoticus genome, GCGGCGCCGCTCACGGAGCCGTGGCGGGCCACGGCGTGCAACGTCCGTAGGCGATCCAGGTTCAACAACATGTAAGGAATCCTACGCGATACCGCGAATGAAATCTCGCTTGTCCTAAGAGGTTGCAGCCCACATCGTAAGGGCATGACCTCAGCGACCGCCTCGGCACCCCGTGCCGCCGCCTCCACCGCGGAGACCTCCTCCTCCCCCGCCCGCAGACCGCTCCTCGACTGGCGGATCCGCTTCGGCGTGCTCTCCCTGATCTGGGGTTTCAGCTTTCTCTTCATCAAGGTGGGCAATGAGGCGTTCGCCCCCTTGTATGTCACGCTCGGGCGGATGCTGTTCGGCACCGCCGTGCTGCTCGTGACGCTGGTGGTGCAGCGGGAGCGGCTGCCGCGCGGGGCGCGGGTCTGGGGCCATCTGGCGGTCGCCGCGTTCTTCCTCAACGCGCTGCCGTTCTCGCTGTTCGCCTACGCCGAGCTGACCATCCCCTCCACCCTGGCCGGTATCTGCAATGCCGCCTCGCCGCTGTGGGGGATGCTGCTCGCGGTGGTCGTGGTCTCCGACGACCGGCCGAGCCGTCAGCGTGTCGCGGGTCTCGGGCTCGGCTTCATCGGCGTGTTGATCGTGCTGGGCGCCTGGCAGGGCTTCTCCGGCCAGGACCCGCTGGGCACGGTGCTGGCGCTGATCGCCTCGGCCAGCTACGCGGTCGGCTGGCAGTACGTCCGGCGCACGCTGAGCGACACGGGCCACTCCCATCTGTCGATGTCCGGCGGCCAGCTGCTGCTCGGCACGGTGCAACTCGCCCTCGTCGCACCGGTGTTCGCGACGACGCCCACCTCCTTCCCCCTGCTGCCCGTGCTCTCCGTGCTCGCCCTGGGCGCGCTGGGCACCGGCGTGGCGTTCCTGATCCAGTACGGGCTCGTCGACGAGGTCGGCCCGACGACGGCGATGATGGTCACCTACTTCGTCCCGGTGATCGCCACCACCGCGGGCGTGGCGATCCTCGGGGAACACCTCACCTGGAACACGCCGGTGGGCGCGGCCGTCGTCCTCGTCGGCGCGGCCCTGACCCAGCGGCGCTCCACTGCCCGATAGCCGCCCCGCCGCCCGATAGCCGGTCGGCTGCCCGTGGGCCGACCGGCCGCCCGTCGGCCGATCGAGGGCACCGGCCATCACCTCAGCTCGTCGAACACCAGGACAGGGCCGCGCCTGCCGGTTGGCGTTGAGCCCGCGCCCTCGGTGGTCGGTGTGCGGAATCCCGGGCACTAGTCCAGCCGTCCCGAGACCGTCGCCCCCGCCGCCGCGGCCACCGCGGCGGCGACCGTCTCGATCTCGTCGGAAGCCAGTGGCGAGACCGTCAGCCGGATCCCCGGTGGCGAGGCCACGCGGAAGCGCGCCCCGGGGGCGACGGCCCAGCCCGAGGCCAGCAGCCGGGCGACCGCGCCGGTCTCATCGGGGACCGGCACCCACACATTCATCCCGCTCCGCCCGTGCGCGGCGATCCCCCGCACCCGCAGCGCCCGCACCAGCGCGGCACGCCGCGTGTCGTACGACGCCGCCACCGCCGCCGCGTCGACCGCGCCCGTCCGCCACAGCCCGCCGACCGTGTCCTGCAGCAGATGGCTGACCCAGCCCGGCCCCAGCCGCTGGCGGCCGCGCACCCGGTCCAGGGTGACGGGGTCGCCGGTGAGCACGGCGAGCCGCAGATCCGGGCCGTACGCCTTGGCGGTGGAGCGGACCAGCGCCCAGTGGTCCGTACCCCCGGCCAGGGGGCGCAGCGGGAGGTCCACGATGCCGTGCCCGTGGTCGTCCTCGATCAGCAGCACGGAAGGGTGGGCGGCGAGCACGGTGCGCAGCTCGCGAGCGCGTGTCGCGCTCACCACCGCGCCGGTCGGGTTCTGCGCCCGGTCGGTGACCACCAGCGCTCGCGCCCCCTGGATCAGCGCCTGCTCCACCCGCTCGGGCAGCGGTCCGTCGTCGTCGACTCCGACCGGGACGGCACGCAGCCCGAGCGCCGGGATCAGGTCGAGCAGACTGCCCCAGCCGGGGTCCTCGACCGCGACCGCGTCACCGGGACGCAGATGCGCGGCCAGTACTCGCTCGATCGCGTCGAGCGCGCCGGAGGTGACGGCGACCGGCCCGGTCGGCACCCCGTCCGCGTCGAGCGCGGCCCGGGCGAGCTCGGCGACCTCGGGGACGACGTCCGGCGCGCCGTACAGCGTGGGGCGCTCCGCCGCCCGGGCCGCGGCCGCCGCGAGCGGCGCGCCGAGCGGGGGCAGCAGCGCGGGGTCGGGGTTGCCGCTCGACAGGTCGCGCGCCCCGGTGGCATCGACGCCGATCCACTCGCGGGGCGTACTGGAGGGGCGGGAGCGCACCCGGCTCCCCCGGCGCCCCGCCGTTTCGATCACGCCCCGTTCGCGCAGCACGCGATAGGCGGCCGCGACCGTATTGGGATTCACGCTCAGCCGCTGCGCCAACTCCCGCAAGGGTGGCAGCAGTTGACCCGGCGGCAGCTCACCGGCGCCGACCGCGCGCTCCACACTGGCCGCGATCTCGGCTGCGCGTCGGCCGACGATCGGATATTCTCCTAGCACAAACGCTATTTTGCACTAATGCAATGGAGGACGCAAATGCCCGCCCCGGACGCCACCGCCGCGACCAACGCGCCCGACAACGCCTACGCACCGACCGACCGCACCGTGCCCACCCGCTCCCGCGAGCGCGCGTCGTACGACCGGGAGGTGGTGCACGCGATCCTCGACGAGGGCTACGTCTGCCATCTGGGCTTCCTACGCGATGGCGCCCCCGTCGTCCTGCCGACCCTCTACGGCCGGGTCGGGGAGCGGCTGTACCTCCACGGCTCGACGGGCGCGCGCCCCCTGCGCATGGCGGGCGCGCCGGGCGGCGAGGAGCCGGGGCTGCCGGTGTGTCTCACCGTCACCCATGTCGACGGGCTGGTCCTGGCCCGCTCGGCGT contains:
- a CDS encoding DMT family transporter — encoded protein: MTSATASAPRAAASTAETSSSPARRPLLDWRIRFGVLSLIWGFSFLFIKVGNEAFAPLYVTLGRMLFGTAVLLVTLVVQRERLPRGARVWGHLAVAAFFLNALPFSLFAYAELTIPSTLAGICNAASPLWGMLLAVVVVSDDRPSRQRVAGLGLGFIGVLIVLGAWQGFSGQDPLGTVLALIASASYAVGWQYVRRTLSDTGHSHLSMSGGQLLLGTVQLALVAPVFATTPTSFPLLPVLSVLALGALGTGVAFLIQYGLVDEVGPTTAMMVTYFVPVIATTAGVAILGEHLTWNTPVGAAVVLVGAALTQRRSTAR
- a CDS encoding aminotransferase class I/II-fold pyridoxal phosphate-dependent enzyme; its protein translation is MLGEYPIVGRRAAEIAASVERAVGAGELPPGQLLPPLRELAQRLSVNPNTVAAAYRVLRERGVIETAGRRGSRVRSRPSSTPREWIGVDATGARDLSSGNPDPALLPPLGAPLAAAAARAAERPTLYGAPDVVPEVAELARAALDADGVPTGPVAVTSGALDAIERVLAAHLRPGDAVAVEDPGWGSLLDLIPALGLRAVPVGVDDDGPLPERVEQALIQGARALVVTDRAQNPTGAVVSATRARELRTVLAAHPSVLLIEDDHGHGIVDLPLRPLAGGTDHWALVRSTAKAYGPDLRLAVLTGDPVTLDRVRGRQRLGPGWVSHLLQDTVGGLWRTGAVDAAAVAASYDTRRAALVRALRVRGIAAHGRSGMNVWVPVPDETGAVARLLASGWAVAPGARFRVASPPGIRLTVSPLASDEIETVAAAVAAAAGATVSGRLD